Sequence from the Streptomyces sp. NBC_00440 genome:
GCGTCAAGTCCTGTGAATCCGTGGCCGATCTGGCCCGCCGGCACGGCGTCGAAATGCCCATCACGGAGACGGTTGTGGACATCGTCCACAACGGGAAGGCGCCGGTCGTCGCGCTGAAGGAACTGATGTCCCGGAGCGCCAAGGCCGAGCGACGCTGACTCGATACGTACCAGCAGGTACCCTCAACGCGATATGAGCAGCGAGAACTCATCCCAGAGCCCTGAGCAGCAGCGTCGTAAGCCGCGTGTGGCGGTTGTCTTCGGCGGGCGCAGCTCCGAACACGCCATCTCGGTGGTCACAGCGGGTGCCGTCCTGCGCGCCATCGACCGGACGAAGTACGACGTACTGCCCATCGGCATCACCACGGACGGCCGCTGGGCACTGACCGCGGACGATCCCGAGCGGATGGCCATCGCCGACCGCACCATGCCGTCGGTGGAAGCGATCGCCGAGGGTGCCGAGGGCGCCGTGGTGCTCTCCGTCGACCCGGGCAACCGCGAAGTCGTCTACAGCGAGCCGGGCTCGGTGCCCAAGGCGCTGGGCGACGTCGACGTGGTCTTCCCGATGCTGCACGGCCCCTACGGAGAGGACGGCACCCTGCAGGGGCTGCTCGAACTCTCCGGAGTGCCCTACGTCGGCGCGGGTGTCCTCGCGTCCGCCGTCGGCCAGGACAAGGAGTACATGAAGCGGGTGTTCCTCTCGTACGGGCTGCCGGTCGGCCCGTACGAGGTGATCCGCCCCCGCGAGTGGAACCTGGACCCGGCTGCCGCCCGTAAGAAGATCGTGGACTTCGCGGGCGAGCACGGCTGGCCGCTCTTCATCAAGCCCGCGCGCGGCGGTTCGTCGATGGGCATCACCAAGGTCGACTCACTGGCCGGTCTCGACGACGCCGTCGAAGAGGCCAGGCGCCACGACCCCAAGGTGCTGGTCGAGGCGCTGCTGCGGGGCCGCGAGATCGAGTGCGGGGTGCTGGAGTTCGAGGACGGTCCGCGGGCGAGCGTGCCCGCCGAGATCCCGCCGGTCACCTCGCACGACTTCTACGACTTCGAGGCGAAGTACATCCCCGGTGAGTCGGCCGAGGGCATGGTGCCCGCACCGCTGACGCCCGAGGAGACCGCCGAGGTGCAGCGGCTCGCGGTGGAGGCGTTCGACGCGGTGTCCTGCGAGGGTCTGGTGCGCGCCGACTTCTTCCTCACCGAGGACGGCGGGTTCGTCATCAACGAGATCAACACCATGCCCGGGTTCACGCCCATCTCGATGTACCCGCGCATGTGGCAGGAGAGCGGCGTCGGCTACCCGGAGCTGGTGGACCGGCTGATCCAGGCCGCACTCAGCCGCTCGACGGGCCTGCGCTGAGACCGTGCGCCGGCCGGCCTCAGAGGCTGGACGGATCCGTCTTCCTGATGGCGCCCGCGAAGTCGGAGAGCGGGGTGACGTCGTGGGCGTACTTCTGCCCCAGGGTCACCTCCACGTAGGCCTTGCGGTACGTGGTCGTGAACCGGGGTCCGCTGTCCCGCTGCTCCAGCAGCCAGTTGACCCCGTTCGCGTCCACGGCCTTGGCCTGGGAGTCGTCCATCTCGGCGGGCCGCGGGACCCCGCAGCGCAGTACGATCGCCGCATCCCCCCAAGCGGCGGTCAGTTCGGACTTCGGCGCCGGATCGCCGCGGGTCAGTCCCGCGACGGTCTTCGGCAGCGCCTTGTCGAGCGCCCCGCAGAGCTTGATCTGGGCCGCGGGAGGCTCGGGAACCGCGA
This genomic interval carries:
- a CDS encoding D-alanine--D-alanine ligase family protein, whose protein sequence is MSSENSSQSPEQQRRKPRVAVVFGGRSSEHAISVVTAGAVLRAIDRTKYDVLPIGITTDGRWALTADDPERMAIADRTMPSVEAIAEGAEGAVVLSVDPGNREVVYSEPGSVPKALGDVDVVFPMLHGPYGEDGTLQGLLELSGVPYVGAGVLASAVGQDKEYMKRVFLSYGLPVGPYEVIRPREWNLDPAAARKKIVDFAGEHGWPLFIKPARGGSSMGITKVDSLAGLDDAVEEARRHDPKVLVEALLRGREIECGVLEFEDGPRASVPAEIPPVTSHDFYDFEAKYIPGESAEGMVPAPLTPEETAEVQRLAVEAFDAVSCEGLVRADFFLTEDGGFVINEINTMPGFTPISMYPRMWQESGVGYPELVDRLIQAALSRSTGLR
- a CDS encoding DUF3515 domain-containing protein; protein product: MKTDRRRLLSLSAAALLLAAAGCSSTDDSTSVAVPEPPAAQIKLCGALDKALPKTVAGLTRGDPAPKSELTAAWGDAAIVLRCGVPRPAEMDDSQAKAVDANGVNWLLEQRDSGPRFTTTYRKAYVEVTLGQKYAHDVTPLSDFAGAIRKTDPSSL